cctgaaactgttcttaacctaaagcaccactttagctaatagggcctcctgctgctgccgcgcagcacaatttctgttctcatcctgaagcaaagttcttaacccgaggtactatttctgggctagtggagtctgtaacctgaagcgtatgtaacccgaggtaccactgtattaaaatacagtaatgtatcTCCCATATAGGTcaaagcaggtgctgtaactctcctccaagggcttgacttcacccccgataGTGcacactcttccactgtctctcgagacagaggatgacaacaccaccaccatttttttttaatccagttgGTGGTTCAGAAATCCTCTTGTAAGCAAAATAAGAGACAGCCAACCCAGAGGACTCTTACTCGTTTCGCCCGTCTCAGACTGCGGTCTCGCAGGCATTTAACCGGGGAGCCAGTGCCGCTGAACTCCGTGGGACTGACCTCCGAGTGGACCCTGAGAGCCGGCCTACGCCGCCCGCCCAGCTGTCCCGCCCTGAATGTAATGGGGCTGCTGCATCAACCTCCCGCCTTCGCCCTTCCACGCCAGCCTCCCTCCCTGCGGGGCAGGTTTCTGCCCGGGGCCGCGGCAGGGCGAGGGCGAAcgcggctccctccctcccagccggCCCTTTCCTCCGCCACCTCTCCCCTCCCAGCCACGCAGAACGCGCGAGGGGCTGGTATTTGGGGTACCTTCCActgccacctgctccctcgcaGCCACGCGCGACCGAAGACCCGGCTGAGGACTCGGCAAAGCCAATCAGCGCCTCCCTTTTGGCGCCTTCTGAATCCCGCGCTCAGAGCATCAAAGAAGGCAGGGCGGGCGAGGCGCCTGCTGGCTTCTGGGAAACGTAGTCCACGCGCTCACCGGCTTTTCCTGGTGGCCCGCTTCAGAGGTCTGAAcggaccacaattcccagcagGCCGTGCATGCGTGAGGCCTCTATCCCTCCTCCTTCTTCGtccggagggggtgggggaagaagatgACAGTCGGACTTCCGGCGGGGAAAGGGCTGAGCCTGCGCCGGAAGAAGAGACGTGTCCTTCCGCCACCTGTGAGGAGAAGCCACGGGAAGCGCCGGACAGAGCCATGGTGAGGGAGCGGGCCGGCCGGAGCGGAGCCGCCCCTTTGCCAGCCTTTGCGCGCCTTCCCGGTGCTGGTCTGCTCGGTTATCCCGAGAGAGCCAAGGAGGGGCGGACGGCGGGCGCAAATGGCCCGGTTTCAatgcagcagagagggagggagggagaaataaatggtgtttctgttaCCACCTCCTCTGTTCCCTCGCCGAGATATCTCCTTAAAAtcggggttggggaacctgttgccctccaggtgtttcgatggactgcatctcccatcattcccggCCCTTAAGCCATGCTGGaaggggctggtgggagatggAGGCCAACGCAGGTTCTTTATCTGTGTGCGTGCTATAAATACTGGTGACAATATGTTATTTCacttctctccttctttctttcaaTTTCAGGAGCTGGAGACAATGAGCAGATACACCAGTCCGGTGAACCCGGCTGTGTTTCCACACCTCACAGTGGTCCTGCTGGCCATCGGCATGTTCTTCACCGCCTGGTTCTTTGTGTATCCTCTTCCAGCCCAGAGCGGCTCTGCTGAGTGTCCAGAGGCCTGCACCAGACACGTTTCAGTTACCCACAGGGTTGTGGGGTTAGCTTTAATGAGATCTGGGGGAGGTGCTTGTAcctttgcttatttttaaaaaggtggggAAAGCTGTCTCagcatatgttgctggactacaaaactcccaccatcccttaccattcgccatgctggttgaggctgatggtgACCAACAGCATCTAGGGTGCAGCTGGTTCTGAATtactgttttaaattatttttaggcCTTCGTTTAGCAAAACGATTAGGATGATGTACCATAAGGGTAATAAGATGCATATAAGCAAATGAAGGGGAGTAGAAAGTCAGCATAAATATTAAGCAAAAGATTTATAAATATTATGCAGTAAGTTACTATTGCTTCTTAAAAGTTCAGACAAATAAAAATGCTTGTGTCTGGCAGCAGACTGAAAGCAAAATTGGCACCAGGTGATTGTCTTAAGGGCATTCCCACGTTGCACAAAAAAGAGCCTATTTTGGTGTCTGGACTGGGAAACTCTTTCATTTAGTGTCTTCTAATTTGGTGACTGATGTTTAATGGCATCAGATCTTTCTTTGATACTGTTCCTGATGCTGTGGGATAGTTGCTATCTTTTCCCTGAAAtttcatttaattaattttattcctTGTATGCAGTTTGTCACACTGCAATTAAACAAGAATTTTTTTCTGTTATGTTTTCTTGCTTAATTTTTGCATGCTGGGGCAGCTGAGAGGATGACAACCCTGTTAAACAAAAATGTCATGACCTTTTGCAAAAGTGTTGGATTTTCATTGTGTATTGCTGGGGCTTTCTCCACTCTTCAGTCTCTGGTTTACTACTTTAACTAGTATTTCAGATATGAAGTGACCTCGACCAAGTACACCCGGGACATTTACAAGGAACTGCTCATCTCTCTGGTTGCTTCACTCTTTATGGGCTTTGGAGTACTCTTCTTACTGCTATGGGTTGGAATCTATGTGTAACAAAGTCAGGAGCTTTCTCAGGTAAGAAATTAATACCTGATTCCACAATGAGAGTTTTTTGGAACAAATTTGAGGGAATTTCCCAGAAAATATTAGGATTGAATTGTTAATTTGGTTTAAATGTTATATTGAAATAACATTCAGAGTTTCAGTTTGGTATTCACTTTGTTGGAAAATGTGCAACTATTTTAAGACTTCCATACTTCCATACAATCATTTATATTGTAAGGGGGAGAAATGAAGGCAATGAAAATTTTTGAGATACTAAACATGGCTAAGCATGTTTTGGGCAGGGGCAGGTTCTTTGGCAGAACAACCGCTGCTATGGGCAGGGCAGGTGGTGGTGAGGAGTTCCCCCTCCTGTTGGAAAAATAGCTATGCCAGCCCCAGAGCTAGATAGTGTGGAGCCAATTTTGCAGGCATGTCGGGAGTGAGGGAGCTTTGGATCCTGCAGATCTATCGCTACTACTACCACCTCCAATGCCTTATTTTTCCCACAACTGCCAGAATATCGCTGGCTGTACATCTGTTATGGCAGAGCTTTACTCAGGAGTATCCAGTGGGTAGATGTTGCCATGTCGCCAGTGCAGTAAGACCCACACTGCTTCTTAAGGCCCCTCCGCCTGTCTTTGGCTGGCTAAAGGACTGCAGTAATCCAAAGACATGTTAGGGATCTCTATTATTATGTGTGCATTCATACTTCCCAGAAGCAGTTGCTTTGCAACTGTTTAAAACTGCAAATGTGATTAGTATTGTGTCCAACAATTATGTTACTAATTTGTCTTGCAAAACAATGGAAGTTTAGAAATGGAAAGTTCTCTGTGGGAGGAAAGATTATAGAAAAATGTATTCCCCAGGATATGGATATAGGGTGCACACACCATATAGTAGGCTGTCTGGTGCTTATTTAATAGTTCTATTTTAATGTGTAGAGTTCTGGCTTTTCTAAAGCTGAGTTTTTACCAGGCATGCTTGTGAATATAGACAAAGCCTTGTGTAGCATATTGCAACTACTTCACAAAGGATGTAGCAGGTAACAAAATGATGTGAACCTATCGGCATCTGCACAGTAAAATACAGTTGCTGAGCCTCTCTCTCTTAGTGCTCTTCGAACTGCAACATGTGCAATAGTGAGCAGTTTTGTATCAGGTAGTTGCATTTGTCTGCCCCTTACCGTTAGTCACAACAATCtaaatttaaaaagcaagaacGAAAGGCACAAATTATGAGGACAACTTCCCAGGCACGTAGAGCATAGAAGCCCCTCTAATTGTCAAGGCCTTGTTTGGCTCCCCTGCTTGTATGTTTCCGTTTCCAACAGCAATATAGAAAACTATAATAGCCTGGGTACTTCAGAAAATAGTTTGATCcatttgttgtttttcctttcaggTTCCAGCAGccttactgaagctcttttttatttttgtacgtAATGCAGCTCTTTGCAGCTTGGGCCTGCATAATCTTGATATATGGTTATAGCCCAGGGTCGCAACATCGGACCAATAAAGCTGACTCTGTGATGAGCTGAAGtttgtgttctttgttctttgcGTGCACTTTTCTGCTGTATATGAAGACCCATAGGCCTACACCCGCTACAGGAGAGAAGGTACAAAGCAACAGAAATTGCTCTTTGAATAGGATGGATATAGGGGACACATAGTAATCATATGCCTGAAGGAATATTTTATCTCAACTTTTAAGAAATAAGCAATTGTGACAACAGTCAGAATTTCATGAGACTGTAAATGTTGACATATCAGACTTTCCACTGCTGTGAGCAGGCTTTCAAACCAACCTTTAAGCACAAATGAactttttcttttgcacacaCAGTATGCTGGATACCAAACAGAAAggggagcaggtggtgctgtggtctgaaccactgagcctcttgggcttgctgagctcctgttgctctgtc
The Podarcis muralis chromosome 1, rPodMur119.hap1.1, whole genome shotgun sequence DNA segment above includes these coding regions:
- the TMEM258 gene encoding dolichyl-diphosphooligosaccharide--protein glycosyltransferase subunit TMEM258, whose protein sequence is MGLLHQPPAFALPRQPPSLRGRFLPGAAAGRGRTRLPPSQPALSSATSPLPATQNARGAGIWGTFHCHLLPRSHARPKTRLRTRQSQSAPPFWRLLNPALRASKKAGRARRLLASGKRSPRAHRLFLVARFRGLNGPQFPAGRACVRPLSLLLLRPEGVGEEDDSRTSGGERAEPAPEEETCPSATCEEKPREAPDRAMELETMSRYTSPVNPAVFPHLTVVLLAIGMFFTAWFFVYEVTSTKYTRDIYKELLISLVASLFMGFGVLFLLLWVGIYV